The following are from one region of the Ochotona princeps isolate mOchPri1 chromosome 4, mOchPri1.hap1, whole genome shotgun sequence genome:
- the HPX gene encoding hemopexin has product MASGIPVALGALALCWSLATVNPLPLAGTHGNVAEGGSETKLDTDVIEHCSDGWSFDATTLDDNGTMLFFKGEFVWKGHKAVRELISERWKNFTSSVDAAFRHGHNNVFLIKGDKVWTYTSEKEKGYPKSLQDEFPGIPFPLDAAVECHRGECQDEGILFFKGNRKWFWDFATGTKKERFWPAVGNCTSALRWLGRYYCFQGNQFLRFDPVSGEVPARYPLDVRDYFISCPGRGHAPHHRNSTQHGQNTRCSRDLVFSALVSDNHGATYVFSGSHYWRLDTHRDGWHSWPIAHQWPQGPSMVDAAFSWEDKIYLIQDTKVYVFLTKGGYTLVAGYPKRLEKELGSPPGISLESVDAAFVCPGSSRLHVMAGRHLWWLDLKSGVQATWTELPWPHDKVDGALCTDKPLGPYSCSTNGPSLYLIHGPNLYCYSDVEKLNAAKSLPQPQTVLRLLGCTQ; this is encoded by the exons ATGGCATCGGGGATACCTGTTGCATTAGGGGCGTTAGCCCTGTGCTGGTCTCTGGCCACTGTCAATCCTCTTCCTCT GGCTGGTACCCACGGGAATGTTGCTGAAGGTGGGAGTGAGACCAAGCTGGACACAGACGTGATCG AACACTGTTCAGATGGCTGGAGCTTTGATGCCACCACTCTTGATGACAATGGGACAATGCTGTTTTTTAAAG GTGAGTTCGTGTGGAAGGGTCATAAAGCTGTCCGGGAGTTGATCTCAGAGAGGTGGAAGAATTTCACCAGTTCTGTGGATGCTGCCTTCCGCCATGGTCACAACAATGTCTTCCTGATCAAG GGGGACAAAGTCTGGACATATACTTCTGAAAAGGAGAAAGGTTATCCGAAGTCACTCCAAGATGAATTTCCTGGAATCCCATTCCCATTGGATGCAGCTGTGGAATGTCACCGTGGAGAATGTCAGGATGAAGGCATTCTCTTCTTCAAAG GTAATCGCAAGTGGTTCTGGGACTTTGCTACGGGAACCAAAAAGGAGCGTTTCTGGCCAGCAGTTGGCAACTGCACTTCAGCTCTGCGATGGCTCGGCCGCTACTATTGCTTCCAAGGCAACCAGTTCCTCCGCTTTGATCCTGTGTCAGGAGAGGTGCCTGCTAGGTACCCTCTGGATGTCCGAGACTACTTCATATCCTGCCCTGGCAGAG GACATGCACCACACCACAGGAACAGTACCCAACATGGACAGAACACACGCTGCAGCCGAGACCTAGTCTTTTCTGCACTGGTGTCTGACAACCATGGTGCCACTTATGTCTTCAGTG GCTCCCACTACTGGCGTCTGGATACCCACCGGGATGGGTGGCATAGCTGGCCTATTGCTCATCAGTGGCCACAGGGTCCTTCAATGGTGGATGCAGCCTTCTCCTGGGAGGATAAAATCTATCTGATCCAG GACACCAAGGTGTATGTCTTCCTGACAAAAGGAGGCTATACCCTCGTAGCTGGTTATCCAAAGCGGCTGGAGAAAGAACTTGGAAGCCCTCCTGGGATCAGCCTTGAGTCTGTGGATGCAGCTTTTGTCTGTCCTGGGTCTTCTCGGCTCCATGTCATGGCAG GACGGCATCTGTGGTGGCTGGACCTGAAGTCGGGAGTTCAAGCCACATGGACGGAGCTTCCTTGGCCTCATGACAAGGTTGATGGGGCCCTGTGTACAGATAAGCCCCTGGGCCCCTATTCATGTTCTACCAATGGTCCCAGCTTGTATCTCATCCATGGCCCAAATCTGTATTGCTACAGTGATGTGGAGAAACTGAACGCAGCCAAgagcctcccccagccccagacaGTGTTGAGACTCCTGGGCTGTACTCAATGA
- the APBB1 gene encoding amyloid beta precursor protein binding family B member 1 isoform X2, with protein sequence MSVPSSLSQSAINANSHGGPALSLPLPLHAAHNQLLNAKLQATAVGPKDLRSAMGEGGGPEPGPANAKWLKEGQNQLRRAATAHRDQNRNVTMTLAEEASQEPETAPLGPKGLMHLYSELELSAHNATNRGLRGPGLIISTQGHGPDEGEEKAAGEAEEDDEEEDEEEEEEEEEDLSSPPGLPEPLESVEAPSGPQTLTDGPREHSKSASLLFGMRNSAASDEDSSWATLSQGSPSYGSPEDTDSFWNPNAFETDSDLPAGWMRVQDTSGTYYWHIPTGTTQWEPPGRASPSQGNSPQEESQLTWTGFSHGEGFEDGEFWKDEPSEEAPMELGLKEPEEGAVPFTAQSISPDPLPQEEEKLSPQNASPGIKCFAVRSLGWVEMTEEELAPGRSSVAVNNCIRQLSYHKNNLHDPMSGGWGEGKNLLLQLEDETLKLVEPQSQALLHAQPIVSIRVWGVGRDSGRDFAYVARDKLTQMLKCHVFRCEAPAKNIATSLHEICSKIMAERRSARCLVNGLSLDHSKLVDVPFQVEFPAPKNELVQKFQVYYLGNVPVAKPVGVDVINGALESVLASSSREQWTPSHVNVAPATLTILHQQTEAVLGECRVRFLSFLAVGRDVHTFAFIMAAGPASFCCHMFWCEPNAASLSEAVQAACMLRYQKCLDARSQASTSCLPAPPAESVARRVGWTVRRGVQSLWGSLKPKRLGAHTP encoded by the exons ATGTCTGTTCCATCATCATTGAGCCAATCGGCCATTAATGCCAACAGCCACGGAGGCCCTGCACTGAGCCTACCCCTGCCTTTGCACGCTGCTCACAACCAGCTGCTCAACGCCAAGCTGCAGGCAACAGCtgtgggacccaaggacttgcgcAGTGCCATGGGGGAGGGCGGTGGGCCTGAGCCAGGCCCCGCCAATGCCAAGTGGCTAAAGGAGGGCCAGAACCAGCTCCGACGGGCTGCCACAGCTCACCGTGACCAGAACCGCAATGTGACCATGACCCTGGCGGAAgaggccagccaggagcctgagacagCACCCTTGGGCCCCAAAGGTCTGATGCACCTGTACTCTGAGCTGGAACTCTCGGCTCACAACGCGACTAACCGAGGGCTTCGAGGACCAGGCCTGATCATCAGCACCCAAGGGCATGGGCCAgatgagggagaggagaaggcagcaggagaggcTGAAGAGGATGAtgaggaagaggatgaggaggaggaggaggaggaggaggaggacttgTCTTCTCCTCCAGGGCTGCCAGAGCCCCTGGAGAGTGTGGAAGCCCCCTCTGGGCCCCAGACCCTCACAGATGGTCCCCGGGAACACAGCAAGAGTGCCAGCCTCCTGTTTGGCATGCGCAACAGTGCAGCCAGTGATGAGGACTCAAGCTGGGCCACCTTATCCCAGGGCAGTCCCTCCTATGGCTCCCCGGAAGACACAG ATTCCTTCTGGAACCCCAACGCCTTCGAGACGGATTCCGACCTGCCGGCTGGATGGATGAGGGTCCAGGACACGTCAGGGACTTACTACTGGCACATCCCAACAGGGACTACTCAGTGGGAGCCCCCTGGCCGGGCTTCCCCCTCCCAGGGGAACAGCCCCCAAGAGGAGTCTCAG CTTACCTGGACAGGCTTTTCCCATGGAGAAGGCTTTGAGGATGGAGAATTTTGGAAG GATGAGCCTAGTGAGGAGGCCCCCATGGAGTTGGGACTGAAGGAACCTGAAGAGGGGGCAGTGCCCTTCACAGCGCAAAGCATCAG CCCAGATCCACTGCCCCAAGAGGAGGAGAAGCTGTCCCCACAGAATGCCAGCCCAGGGATCAAG TGTTTCGCTGTGCGTTCCTTGGGCTGGGTAGAGATGACCGAGGAAGAGCTGGCACCTGGACGCAGCAGTGTGGCAGTCAACAATTGCATCCGTCAACTCTCCTACCACAAAAACAATCTGCATGACCCCATgtctgggggctggggggag GGCAAGAATCTGCTGTTGCAGCTGGAGGATGAGACTCTGAAGCTGGTGGAGCCACAGAGCCAGGCGTTGCTGCATGCCCAGCCCATTGTCAGCATTCGTGTGTGGGGTGTCGGGCGGGACAGTGGAAG ggACTTTGCCTACGTAGCTCGAGATAAGCTGACCCAGATGCTCAAGTGCCACGTGTTTCGCTGTGAGGCACCTGCCAAGAACATCGCCACCAGCCTGCATGAGATCTGCTCTAAG aTCATGGCTGAACGGCGCAGTGCCCGCTGCTTGGTCAATGGACTCTCCTTGGACCACTCTAAACTCGTGGATGTCCCTTTCCAAG TGGAATTCCCAGCACCTAAGAATGAGTTGGTACAGAAGTTCCAAGTCTATTACCTGGGGAATGTGCCTGTTGCTAAGCCTGTGG GGGTAGATGTGATTAATGGGGCCCTGGAGTCGGTCCTGGCCTCCAGCAGTCGTGAACAATGGACCCCAAGTCATGTCAACGTTGCCCCTGCTACTCTCACCATCTTGCACCAGCAG ACAGAGGCAGTTCTCGGGGAGTGTCGGGTACGGTTCCTCTCTTTCCTGGCTGTGGGCCGAGATGTCCACACGTTTGCATTCATTATGGCTGCCGGCCCAGCCTCCTTCTGCTGCCACATGTTCTGGTGCGAGCCCAATGCTGCCAGCCTCTCTGAGGCCGTGCAGGCTGCGTGCATG CTCCGCTACCAGAAGTGTCTAGATGCCCGCTCCCAGGcctccacctcctgcctccctgcaCCGCCCGCTGAGTCCGTGGCCCGGCGTGTAGGGTGGACTGTACGCAGGGGCGTGCAGTCGCTTTGGGGCTCCCTCAAGCCCAAGCGCCTGGGGGCTCATACCCCATGA
- the APBB1 gene encoding amyloid beta precursor protein binding family B member 1 isoform X1, producing the protein MSVPSSLSQSAINANSHGGPALSLPLPLHAAHNQLLNAKLQATAVGPKDLRSAMGEGGGPEPGPANAKWLKEGQNQLRRAATAHRDQNRNVTMTLAEEASQEPETAPLGPKGLMHLYSELELSAHNATNRGLRGPGLIISTQGHGPDEGEEKAAGEAEEDDEEEDEEEEEEEEEDLSSPPGLPEPLESVEAPSGPQTLTDGPREHSKSASLLFGMRNSAASDEDSSWATLSQGSPSYGSPEDTADSFWNPNAFETDSDLPAGWMRVQDTSGTYYWHIPTGTTQWEPPGRASPSQGNSPQEESQLTWTGFSHGEGFEDGEFWKDEPSEEAPMELGLKEPEEGAVPFTAQSISPDPLPQEEEKLSPQNASPGIKCFAVRSLGWVEMTEEELAPGRSSVAVNNCIRQLSYHKNNLHDPMSGGWGEGKNLLLQLEDETLKLVEPQSQALLHAQPIVSIRVWGVGRDSGRDFAYVARDKLTQMLKCHVFRCEAPAKNIATSLHEICSKIMAERRSARCLVNGLSLDHSKLVDVPFQVEFPAPKNELVQKFQVYYLGNVPVAKPVGVDVINGALESVLASSSREQWTPSHVNVAPATLTILHQQTEAVLGECRVRFLSFLAVGRDVHTFAFIMAAGPASFCCHMFWCEPNAASLSEAVQAACMLRYQKCLDARSQASTSCLPAPPAESVARRVGWTVRRGVQSLWGSLKPKRLGAHTP; encoded by the exons ATGTCTGTTCCATCATCATTGAGCCAATCGGCCATTAATGCCAACAGCCACGGAGGCCCTGCACTGAGCCTACCCCTGCCTTTGCACGCTGCTCACAACCAGCTGCTCAACGCCAAGCTGCAGGCAACAGCtgtgggacccaaggacttgcgcAGTGCCATGGGGGAGGGCGGTGGGCCTGAGCCAGGCCCCGCCAATGCCAAGTGGCTAAAGGAGGGCCAGAACCAGCTCCGACGGGCTGCCACAGCTCACCGTGACCAGAACCGCAATGTGACCATGACCCTGGCGGAAgaggccagccaggagcctgagacagCACCCTTGGGCCCCAAAGGTCTGATGCACCTGTACTCTGAGCTGGAACTCTCGGCTCACAACGCGACTAACCGAGGGCTTCGAGGACCAGGCCTGATCATCAGCACCCAAGGGCATGGGCCAgatgagggagaggagaaggcagcaggagaggcTGAAGAGGATGAtgaggaagaggatgaggaggaggaggaggaggaggaggaggacttgTCTTCTCCTCCAGGGCTGCCAGAGCCCCTGGAGAGTGTGGAAGCCCCCTCTGGGCCCCAGACCCTCACAGATGGTCCCCGGGAACACAGCAAGAGTGCCAGCCTCCTGTTTGGCATGCGCAACAGTGCAGCCAGTGATGAGGACTCAAGCTGGGCCACCTTATCCCAGGGCAGTCCCTCCTATGGCTCCCCGGAAGACACAG CAGATTCCTTCTGGAACCCCAACGCCTTCGAGACGGATTCCGACCTGCCGGCTGGATGGATGAGGGTCCAGGACACGTCAGGGACTTACTACTGGCACATCCCAACAGGGACTACTCAGTGGGAGCCCCCTGGCCGGGCTTCCCCCTCCCAGGGGAACAGCCCCCAAGAGGAGTCTCAG CTTACCTGGACAGGCTTTTCCCATGGAGAAGGCTTTGAGGATGGAGAATTTTGGAAG GATGAGCCTAGTGAGGAGGCCCCCATGGAGTTGGGACTGAAGGAACCTGAAGAGGGGGCAGTGCCCTTCACAGCGCAAAGCATCAG CCCAGATCCACTGCCCCAAGAGGAGGAGAAGCTGTCCCCACAGAATGCCAGCCCAGGGATCAAG TGTTTCGCTGTGCGTTCCTTGGGCTGGGTAGAGATGACCGAGGAAGAGCTGGCACCTGGACGCAGCAGTGTGGCAGTCAACAATTGCATCCGTCAACTCTCCTACCACAAAAACAATCTGCATGACCCCATgtctgggggctggggggag GGCAAGAATCTGCTGTTGCAGCTGGAGGATGAGACTCTGAAGCTGGTGGAGCCACAGAGCCAGGCGTTGCTGCATGCCCAGCCCATTGTCAGCATTCGTGTGTGGGGTGTCGGGCGGGACAGTGGAAG ggACTTTGCCTACGTAGCTCGAGATAAGCTGACCCAGATGCTCAAGTGCCACGTGTTTCGCTGTGAGGCACCTGCCAAGAACATCGCCACCAGCCTGCATGAGATCTGCTCTAAG aTCATGGCTGAACGGCGCAGTGCCCGCTGCTTGGTCAATGGACTCTCCTTGGACCACTCTAAACTCGTGGATGTCCCTTTCCAAG TGGAATTCCCAGCACCTAAGAATGAGTTGGTACAGAAGTTCCAAGTCTATTACCTGGGGAATGTGCCTGTTGCTAAGCCTGTGG GGGTAGATGTGATTAATGGGGCCCTGGAGTCGGTCCTGGCCTCCAGCAGTCGTGAACAATGGACCCCAAGTCATGTCAACGTTGCCCCTGCTACTCTCACCATCTTGCACCAGCAG ACAGAGGCAGTTCTCGGGGAGTGTCGGGTACGGTTCCTCTCTTTCCTGGCTGTGGGCCGAGATGTCCACACGTTTGCATTCATTATGGCTGCCGGCCCAGCCTCCTTCTGCTGCCACATGTTCTGGTGCGAGCCCAATGCTGCCAGCCTCTCTGAGGCCGTGCAGGCTGCGTGCATG CTCCGCTACCAGAAGTGTCTAGATGCCCGCTCCCAGGcctccacctcctgcctccctgcaCCGCCCGCTGAGTCCGTGGCCCGGCGTGTAGGGTGGACTGTACGCAGGGGCGTGCAGTCGCTTTGGGGCTCCCTCAAGCCCAAGCGCCTGGGGGCTCATACCCCATGA
- the APBB1 gene encoding amyloid beta precursor protein binding family B member 1 isoform X3 has product MRVQDTSGTYYWHIPTGTTQWEPPGRASPSQGNSPQEESQLTWTGFSHGEGFEDGEFWKDEPSEEAPMELGLKEPEEGAVPFTAQSISPDPLPQEEEKLSPQNASPGIKCFAVRSLGWVEMTEEELAPGRSSVAVNNCIRQLSYHKNNLHDPMSGGWGEGKNLLLQLEDETLKLVEPQSQALLHAQPIVSIRVWGVGRDSGRDFAYVARDKLTQMLKCHVFRCEAPAKNIATSLHEICSKIMAERRSARCLVNGLSLDHSKLVDVPFQVEFPAPKNELVQKFQVYYLGNVPVAKPVGVDVINGALESVLASSSREQWTPSHVNVAPATLTILHQQTEAVLGECRVRFLSFLAVGRDVHTFAFIMAAGPASFCCHMFWCEPNAASLSEAVQAACMLRYQKCLDARSQASTSCLPAPPAESVARRVGWTVRRGVQSLWGSLKPKRLGAHTP; this is encoded by the exons ATGAGGGTCCAGGACACGTCAGGGACTTACTACTGGCACATCCCAACAGGGACTACTCAGTGGGAGCCCCCTGGCCGGGCTTCCCCCTCCCAGGGGAACAGCCCCCAAGAGGAGTCTCAG CTTACCTGGACAGGCTTTTCCCATGGAGAAGGCTTTGAGGATGGAGAATTTTGGAAG GATGAGCCTAGTGAGGAGGCCCCCATGGAGTTGGGACTGAAGGAACCTGAAGAGGGGGCAGTGCCCTTCACAGCGCAAAGCATCAG CCCAGATCCACTGCCCCAAGAGGAGGAGAAGCTGTCCCCACAGAATGCCAGCCCAGGGATCAAG TGTTTCGCTGTGCGTTCCTTGGGCTGGGTAGAGATGACCGAGGAAGAGCTGGCACCTGGACGCAGCAGTGTGGCAGTCAACAATTGCATCCGTCAACTCTCCTACCACAAAAACAATCTGCATGACCCCATgtctgggggctggggggag GGCAAGAATCTGCTGTTGCAGCTGGAGGATGAGACTCTGAAGCTGGTGGAGCCACAGAGCCAGGCGTTGCTGCATGCCCAGCCCATTGTCAGCATTCGTGTGTGGGGTGTCGGGCGGGACAGTGGAAG ggACTTTGCCTACGTAGCTCGAGATAAGCTGACCCAGATGCTCAAGTGCCACGTGTTTCGCTGTGAGGCACCTGCCAAGAACATCGCCACCAGCCTGCATGAGATCTGCTCTAAG aTCATGGCTGAACGGCGCAGTGCCCGCTGCTTGGTCAATGGACTCTCCTTGGACCACTCTAAACTCGTGGATGTCCCTTTCCAAG TGGAATTCCCAGCACCTAAGAATGAGTTGGTACAGAAGTTCCAAGTCTATTACCTGGGGAATGTGCCTGTTGCTAAGCCTGTGG GGGTAGATGTGATTAATGGGGCCCTGGAGTCGGTCCTGGCCTCCAGCAGTCGTGAACAATGGACCCCAAGTCATGTCAACGTTGCCCCTGCTACTCTCACCATCTTGCACCAGCAG ACAGAGGCAGTTCTCGGGGAGTGTCGGGTACGGTTCCTCTCTTTCCTGGCTGTGGGCCGAGATGTCCACACGTTTGCATTCATTATGGCTGCCGGCCCAGCCTCCTTCTGCTGCCACATGTTCTGGTGCGAGCCCAATGCTGCCAGCCTCTCTGAGGCCGTGCAGGCTGCGTGCATG CTCCGCTACCAGAAGTGTCTAGATGCCCGCTCCCAGGcctccacctcctgcctccctgcaCCGCCCGCTGAGTCCGTGGCCCGGCGTGTAGGGTGGACTGTACGCAGGGGCGTGCAGTCGCTTTGGGGCTCCCTCAAGCCCAAGCGCCTGGGGGCTCATACCCCATGA